The Cyclobacterium amurskyense genome contains the following window.
TTGTTTTAAATAAACACAACGATTTTGTCCTTCCAAAGGAATTATCTCATAGTACTTTTTTAAGTCTTTTCGAAGATCAGGTGAAGCTAGTTCCAAATAAAACTGCCATAGATTTTAATGGCGATAGTAATAGTTTTACCGACTTAGATTTAAAGAGCAACCTGCTTGCCAACCATTTAATTAATATAGGAGTAAAACGAGGCACCTATATTCCTATTTGTTTAGACAACTCTCCTCAAATGATCATTGGGATATTGGGAATTCTAAAGGCTGGTGCAGCCTATGTTCCTTTAAACCCGGATTTCCCAAAAGAAAGAATTCAATTTATTCTTGAAGACACCAAAGCTTCCTGGGTGATTACAGATGAGGAAACCGAAAACATTTTTCGGGAGAACTTTACTTCCATCTCTATTATATCACTTGATTCAAAGCTAAGCAGCATAAATAAGGGAAACCCTGAAAAACCTGCTTTACCTCTTTCTACCGAAGACCCAGCCTACCTAATTTATACATCTGGAACAACAGGCAAACCTAAAGGAGTGATCATTAGTCACAGGGGTTTATTTTTGTTTTTATTTTCACGAGAAAGGTATTATCCGGAAAGTTATCCTACTTTGCTTTTAATGTCATTTACTTTTGACGGATCCATTCCAGCAATTTTTGGAACATTGGCTAGAGGTAATGCCTTAATATTAGGAAAGGCCAACCAACTCAAAGATACTAAGGAGCTGAAGAAATTAATAAGACTTACTGGAACAATCCATTGTGTACCTTCCTTTTATCATTTTTTACTAACCGAAAATTTGATTCCTACTGGGCAAATTAAAAGGGTGATTTTAGGTGGGGAAAAAATAGATTCCTCACTATTGGCCTTGCATTTCGAAAAGAATAAAGAGGCAAAATTATACAATGAATATGGCCCCACAGAAGCGACAGTATGGGTTACTGTTGCAGAATTGAAAACACCTAAGACACGAATTACAATTGGAAAACCCATAGCTCACATTAATATCTATATTTTAGATCATTTAGGTAAAGTATGTCCTGTAGGAATTCCTGGAGAGCTATTTATTTCAAGTGAAAGTTTGGCCAAAGGATACTTAAACCGCCCTGAATTGACCGCTTTAAATTTTGTTCCTGACCCCTTTTCAAATGTGAAAGACAGGAAAATGTACAAAACAGGAGACCAAGCAATTCTCCTTCAAGACGGGAATATTGAATTATTGGGCAGATTGGATAATCAGGTAAAGTTAAGGGGCTATAGAATCGAGTTAGAGGAAATAGAAAAGGTATTAAACACTTTAGATTTAGTCGACATATCCGTTGTTACCCTAAATGGTAAAACTCCCGAAAACCAGGTACTTGTTGGACATATAATCACAGTCAATAACTTAAAGTACTTATCAGAAGAACAAAAAACAGAAAGACTAATTGCTCACCTTTCTGATAATTTGCCTTCCTACATGATCCCTTCTCAATGGCATTTTATAAATTCAGTTCCCCTAACTACTAACGGTAAAATAAATAGAAAAAAACTTTCGCAAATTGATCTAAGCGCAAAATTCAACAAGGTTCTCACACAATCTAAAAACCCTACTGAAATACGGCTGCAAGAGATTTGGGAAGAATTATTGAATATTAAGCAGGTTGGGATTAATGATAACTTCTTTAAAATAGGTGGTCATTCCCTAATGGCTATAAGGTTAATAAATGCCATTAAAACTCATTTTAACTTTGAAATAAAGTTTACTGAAATATTTAAACAACCTACCATCCATCAGCAGGCCTTACTCATAGGTGGAATTTCTTCAACATTGCCAAGGCAGCAAAACATCGAAATCCCCATTGAACCTAAGGAATTTCCCCTTTCCTTTAATCAGGAAAGTTTGTGGTTGACTGACAAATTAGAAGGCTCTTTACATTATCATATTCCTTTGGTTTTGAAACTTACTGGAAAGCTTGACAGCCTTTCGATGGAGTCCACTTTACGTAAAATTCTCGACAGACATGAAATATTGCGGTCTGTTTACCAATATGATGGAGACCACATTTATCAGGTAGTGCGTAAAATTGAAAATTGGCAATTGGAAGTTAAGGACATTTCTACAGAAGTCTGGGATGAACAAACGCTTAGTAATTTTATACAATTGCAGATCAATCAACCATTTGATTTGAGACAAGACCTAATGTTCCGAGCCTTATTGATTCGTCAAAGTAATGAGGTAAGTATCCTTGCTTTGGCTTTCCACCACATTGCTTTTGATGGATGGTCAGTCGGAATATTAATGAATGAAATCGAATATTTTTATAGCCGGATTAAAAATAACAGCCCATTAGACAAGCAACCTTTACCCATCCAATATAGAAATTATGCCATTTGGCAAAGAAACCAATTTCAAAGCTATGGATTTGAGGAAAATATAGCTTATTGGAAAAATAAACTTGCTGCATTACAGCCAATTTCATTAGCGCAACATAAAAATGTCATTGATGATCCTAATAGTGATTGCGATACGATATTCTTCCTTATCCCAGCCCACCACTCAAAACATTTAAAGGAACTAGCTAGTAAGTCAGAGACAACATTGTATATGGTTTTAATGGCCACTTTTAAAACCCTTCTGTACCAATTGACTCATCAAACGGACATTTGCGTAGGGACTGTGGTGGCAGATCGGAATTATCAGCATACAGACAAGTTACTAGGGTATTTTGTCAATACCTTACCGATTCGATCACATCTCAATCCAAGTGGTAATTTTAGTGACTTCTTAAATGAAGTAAAAGACAACTGCCTTGAAGCCTTTGAATTTCAGGAGATACCTTTCGAGAAAATAGTAGTTGCAGCCCAACCTGAAAGAATACTAGGAAGCAATCCCCTTTTTCAAGTAATGTTTTTACTTCAAAATTCTTTTGATAAAAATGGATGGAAAATTGACGATTTAATAATAGAACAACTTAAAACCAAACCACAAAGAGCAAAATTTGACCTTATGCTTACCAGCACTGAGGTTGAAAATGGTATCGAAGGTGTGATGGAATACAAAACATCTCTTTTTAATTCAGAGGAGGTAAATCAAATTATTGAAAAATACCTAGACTTACTGGAGACCATTTTTGCTCAACCTTCCCTGCCAATTGATGCTTATACTGAAGACAAGAAAGCCAAAATCAATAGTATCCAGGAGGAATTAAAACCTGATACCTACAATGAATTCAGACCTGTTCAGGAATTAATAGAATCTGCTGTTCATCAATACCCTGCAAAAACAGCAATAATTTCTAAAAATGAATCCTGCAGCTATAAAGTGCTAAATGAAACATCCAATCAATTGGCAGATCTTCTAATCCAAAAAGGCATAGGCCGGAATGATATAGTGGGCATAGTAATGGATCGTTCAATAGAGATGATCACATCTATTATGGCAGTATTAAAAGCAGGGGCAGCCTATCTCCCTGTAGATACTGATTTTCCTGATGAGCGGATCAGTTATATGCTCAAGGATGCAGCAAAGGTTCATATAACACATAACAAATACAAAGGGAAATTCAAGTCACAGTCAATAGAGATTCTGTGGGAGGAATTCAAAGCAAAGCAGGATAATTTCTCAAAAGAAAACCCATCTCCGAACAATGAAGCCAATGATGTGGCTTATATTATTTATACCTCCGGATCTACAGGAAAGCCAAAAGGAGTCATGCTAACCCATGGCAACTTGTATAACTTCCTTAAAACCGTTAGCCATAAACCCGGAATCACGGCCAAAAATAAATTTCTGGCCGTAAGCTCTGCATCTTTTGATATTGCCTTACTGGAGTTAATATTGCCTTTCGTACACGGGGCTCAAATCGTAATTCTCGATCAATTCGAGAGAAAAGATCCCCGACTTATTTCAGATTATTTAAGGCAAAAAAAGGCTGACATTATGTTTGCTACACCTACCCATTGGAAAATGCTTTTAGAAAGCGGATGGAATTCGCGAGTAGACAACCTGCAAATAATCAGCGGAGGTGAAGCGTTGAGCAAAGAATTGGCAAAGCAGCTATTGCCATTATGCCATAGCCTTTGGAACATTTATGGCCCTACAGAAACTACTGTTTTCTCTACCATAAAAAAGATCGAGGCAGATCAATCACTTATTACAATAGGCCGAGAGGTACTGAATACTAAAATATATCTTCTTGATGAAAACCAAAAACCTGTACAAAAAGGAAAGGAAGGAGAAATCTACATTTCCGGTAAGGGTGTAGCAAAGGGATACCTTAACCAACCGGAGTTAACCAATCAAAAATTCTCCACAGATCCATTTCAATCGCAATTAGGTATCTGTATGTATAAAACCGGTGACAGAGCAAAATTCCTACCCGACGGAGAAATGCAAATCCTTGGGAGAATTGACAATCAAATCAAATTGAGGGGTCATAGGATTGAACTTGAGGAAATTGAACAGGCCATAAATGAACTAGCCTCAGTCAAAGAAAGTGTAGTTTTATTTAGAAATACTTCTCGTAATGACAAAGGCTTGGTTGCCTATCTCCTCCTCAAGGAAAATTTGGAAGAAAGTGAAGTAACAGATAAAACCAAGGTAGTTTCAGCCAAGCAAGTCAAGGGCTGGAAAAAAGAATTGTCCCTTACACTTCCTGGCTATATGTTGCCTTATGATTATGTTATTGTAGACCATTTTCCCCATACTGCAAGTGGAAAGATTGACCGGCTTCGACTACCGGATCCCATAGCTATCGATCAGGAGGTTATTCTGTTACCTGAAACTCTAGAAGAAAAGAAAATCGCTGCAATTTGGTCAGTTGCCCTGGGTTTAGATAAAATAGATATCACCGATAATTTCTTTGAGATTGGCGGACATTCTTTGATTGCTGTGAAAGTAATGACCTTGATAGAAAAAGAGCTAGGAACCCGATTGCCACTTTCAATTCTCTTTAAATACCCCACAATTCAGAAATTAGGTAGTTTCTTGGAGAGCAAAGTAGAATTAAACAAAGAATGGAAATCTATTGTACCTATACAGCCTTCCGGATCGAGGCCACCAATCTACCTTGTGCATGGAGCAGGATTAAACGTAATGCCATTTCATTCACTGGCCAAATACCTGGTCAAGAATCAACCACTATATGGCATCCAATCCAAAGGTATGAATGAAGAAAACACAAAGTATGAATCCATTGAAGAAATTGCCCGTAACTATATTGAAGAACTAAAGGAGAATAGCCCTAGTGGCGAAATCATTTTGGGAGGTTATTCCCTGGGAGGAATCATTGCATTCGAAATGGCCAAACAGTTAAAGAACTCCAGCATAACTGTTAAAAAACTCATTCTTTTTGACAGTTATGCTACTTTTATCAAAGATCCCCACAGTCCAAAAAACAAGCTTCTTGCTAAAATTCACCTTCAGCTATATAAAAAGTCCCATGATTTAAAATTACTGGTAACTCATCCATCTGTTTTAAAGGACATTAAATACAAGTCAATTAGTAAAAAACTGAATGGATTATTTATTAAATTAAAGTTAAAAACTAAAAAATCAGAAAGTCCTATTCTCCAAAGAATTAACAAAATTAAAGCCTTGCATTTGGCTGCTTGTAAGAATTATACACCGGGATTTTACGAAGGGGAAATCACCCTATTTAGAGCCAAAATTCGAACTAATTATTTCTTCGAACCAGAATTTCTTGGATGGAAGGCCTTTTCCAGATCTATAAATATAATCGAAGTAGAAGGTACTCATACAGGTTTGTTTATAGAACCAAATGATAAAAAAATTGCCACAATTATTAAACAAGTGGTGGAATAAAGGAAATCATTGTGGGATGGGGTGATCGGTGATTAGATGACAGGGTGATGGGGTGATCCAAAATTCGTTATATCAATCAGTTGTGAATTGCTTTCAAATTGGTATCTTCATAGGATAATCACAGCTATAAATCCTACTAATAAACCCATTTGACCATGCTTCGAATTTCCTCTTTTTTATTTAGCTTGGGCATCTTGTTTTGTACAAGCCTAAATGCTTTCTCCCAATCGAACCCTACCGACCAAGCTATTGCCAAGCATAGAAAAGGCAAGCTGATTGTCAATGCCAAGCCGGGAACCAAGGTCTCCATCAAGCAACTTTCCCATGAATTTTGGTTTGGAGCAGCCATTGCCAATGGTCTGGGATCGGGGAACATGAACCCTGATGACCTAAGCCAATACAAAACCTATTTCCTGAAAAACTTTAACAGTGCCGTTACAGAAAATGCACTCAAGTGGGCCAATATGGAAAGGGAAAAAGGCAAAGTCAATCACTTAACAGTAGAAGGAATACTAAATTGGACAGATGAAAATGATATCCCTCTGAGAGGGCATAACTTATTCTGGGGCATAGAGAAATTTGTACAGCCTTGGATAATGGAATTGAGTGATGAAGAACTGGAGGCAACCATAAAAAATCGAGCCATTTCCATTGCCAGACGGTACAAAGGGCGCTTTGTAGAATACGATCTAAACAATGAAATGATCCATGGCAATTATTATGAAGATCGGCTGGGGCCGGACATAACCTCGAAAATGGCCAAATGGGTGCTTGAAGGGGATCCTGACGCTCAACTTTATCTCAACGATTACGATATCCTAACAGGAAACAGATTGGCAGACTATTTGGCCCAAATTAGGGATCTCATGGCCCATAATGTTCCGATTGCCGGAATAGGTGTGCAGGGTCACTTGCATGGCAGTACCTTTGACAGAAAGGAACTGAAACGTAGCCTTGACTCTTTGGCACAATTTGGTCTTCCTATTCGAATCACTGAATTCAATATGCCTGGCCAACGATCCAAATTCCATAAAGACACGCAATTGGTTATGAGTCCTGAAGAAGAAAAACAAAATGCCATTGAATTGGTGGATTATTATAGCATTTGTTTTGCCCATCCGGCAGTGGAAGGTATCCTAATGTGGGGATTTTGGGAAGGAGCCAATTGGATACCTGCCTCTTCTTTATATACTCGCGACTGGCAGCCAAAACGGGCAGCTTATGCCTACCAAAAGTTGATATTTGAAACTTGGTGGACAGAAAAAACCGGCACTACCGATGCAGAAGGGAATTACTCTTTATCCGCTTTTTATGGCGATTACCAAATAACCGTTGATGGGAAAACGAGAATAATTTTACATAAAAAAAAGAATGGAGCAACCACCATTGATTGCTCCAATCCTTGATCCATTTATTTATTGATAATCCTTTCCGATCAAACTCTCTAAGACGGATTGTTGCCAATCATGCAAAGTATTTTCCATTTTCTCGGCAATTTCCGGGTGATCTGATAGTATGTTATTTTCCTCTGCCGGATCTGCATTGATATCAAAGAGTTCTTTTTCGGCTGCCTCACCAGTACTTCCATGGATCACCAATTTGTATTGATTACCCAATAAAGTCCGAGGACCGGAAAAATCCTCCTCTTGGATATCCGTTTGCTTAAAATTTTTAAAGTTTCTGGTAGGTATCCCATTCATCAACTTTACTAGAGGTGAGGTACCTTTTTGTAATTCCGGGTCTATATAATCGGCCAAACCTTCTCCATTGTTTCTTGGTCTACCATTCCAGAAGGCAATAGGCTCTGGTCTGTCATCCATTTTTCCTTCCAGCATAGGCAAGAGACTGATGCCATCAATGGGTCGATTAGGAAGTGCTTGACCTGTAATTTCACATAGGGTAGGAAATACATCACTGGAAACACCATGAACCTCGGTAATAAAAGGGTTCTTTATTTTTTCAGGCCATTCCAAAACAGAAGGAACTCGCACACCTCCTTCATATACCCGTCCTTTTTGACCTCTGAAAGGGACAGTGGCATTTCCCTCCTGAGGCGTTCCATTGTCTCCAAAGTACCATAGCAGGGTATTGTCTCGGATTCCCTCTCCGCCAAGATAGGTTCTTAATTGCCCTATAGACCTATCCATGGCTGTGATTTCAGCGAATCGTTCCCTTAAGACCTCACGTTGCAGCCGTTCTACCGGTCCACCGGTTTCGTTGGAAGTCAACCTAACCATCCGATTTCCGAAATCTTCCGGTAAACTATCATACAAGGCCAAGTCTTCGGGTTTTGCACTATAGGGCTCATGTGGTGAACCATACCAAATAACGACGAAAAATGGCTGGTCTTTTTCCTTTGATCTTTCAATGAAATCAATGGCCTCAGCAATCAATATTTCAGAACTTTCTCCTTTAAAGATCACGGGTTCAGCACCATTTCTGGAAAGATGCGGATTCATTTCAAAAAAATTGTCGTGAGAAAGGTATTCATCAAACCCAAAATGCTTTGGATTGGTAGGTGAAGCCTCTTTGACAGGGCCCAGGTGCCATTTCCCCAAGTGAGAAGTAACATAACCTGCATTTTTCATGAGTTCTGCTATACTAATTTCTTCCGGACGTATAGAATACCCCGGGGTAAAAGTGCCATACCTATTGGGATGTCTCCCGGTAATGATACTACCCCTGGTAGGGGAGCAAACCGGAGATGCCGAATAAAATCGATCCATTCTTACACCGGATTTAGCCATTTCATCCAATACAGGCGTGTGGAGAAATGGATGTCCATTGTATCCGGTTTCATCCCAGCCATGGTCATCGCCAAGCAGAAGTACTACATTGGGTAGGCTTTCTTGAGTTTCAGCCTTTTCATTACATGAGGCAAAAAGCCCTAATGTAAGAACCAAAAGAAAGTAATGTTTCAAGTATTTAGAAGTCAGTTCATTCATTGGGTTTATCATTAATTATCATTTTTATTTTGCCGGTTTTGCCGGCAAATCATTGTTTCTAATGGCCACTAACTTCTTGCTGACTTCCTCCTTTAGCTGGGCTACAATATCTTGATAAGCAGGGAAATTCGCCAAGTTATTAAATTGTTTGGGATCATGTTCCATGTCAAATAATTCAACACCATCACTTCCATCTTCATTGTAAAGAGTAAATGCCCATTTGTCATTCCTCAATAAGAAGGCATGCTTCCCTCCCCACCTATTGACAGAAAATGCCATGTCTCTGGTTTTAAAATTGGGGTCTTCTAAAGTTGGAACAAAGCTTATGCCTTGGATATTGTCCTTTACCTTCACTCCTGCCAACTCAGCTATGGTTGGATACAGGTCAATTAATTCCACAAAACTATCAGAAACCTGGGCTTTTTTGCCCGGTATTTTCACGATCAAAGGCACCCTTACGGATTCTTCTTTTAAACTCACCTTCATCCAAAAATCATGTTCTCCCAAATGAAAGCCATGATCAGAAGTGAAGATAACAATGGTATTGTCTTCAAGTCCCTCTTCTTTTAGTGTATTTAGAATTTTGCCAACCTGAGCATCCATATAGCTCACTGAAGCATAATAAGCTGCAATGGCTTTCTTCTGCTGTTCTTCTGTCATTTTCGCGTTGAGGGTGGTGACATAATTTATTCCACGCTCAGGAATATCATCCCAATCACCTTTGACTTTTGGAGGTAAAACTACTTGCTCATAAGGGAACCTATCGAAATAAGGTTTGGGGGCAACAAATGGCACGTGAGGCCTAACCAAGCCAACGGCTAAAAAGAATGGCTCGTCTTTATGTGCCCGAATTAAGGAAGATGCTTTTTCGGCTGTTTTACCATCAGAAT
Protein-coding sequences here:
- a CDS encoding non-ribosomal peptide synthetase; the encoded protein is MGNVVNSNSKLTKNIIQQNSKIKSNHTSYLVSSVDYPRDKTIISQLNEVTRKYPERIGFVFESESLTFQELNKQANELASFLINKGISTGSLVPFCMEKSLEMLVTIFGILKSGAAYVPIDPNFPIDRIQYILEDIKASVLLVNSDLDESLTVSEEIELMNFSSIPKDQVSEPTITFQPSPENLAYVIYTSGSTGNPKGVMVPHKGLMDHCFGLIESAKLKDCESYAITAPIVFDAGHSLIHTSIIQAATFHFISDTVLLDSERFTAYLTNQKIDCLKIVPSLWLSHTEGGFIPVPEKKLIFGGENFPLSILAFLNKIDFKGDVFNHYGPTEASIGKCIHQLDLSRKYNQVPIGKPFSNSFILILNSKLEMVTEDEVGEIYIGGEGIARGYLNLPMATAKSFIPDFISGLNGGVLYRTGDLGKTSEDGNILYHGRIDDQIKINGYRIEPGEIETCIYQFESIKQVTVVAKSNKSDKSYLVAYYVLERSTLEDNIKEKLKSKLPAYMIPKYWVNMETMPLTSNGKIDKQSLPDPEWKATISSTTSFPKTETEKCLLAIWRKVLGWKQIGTDDNFFELGGDSLLAIRSISAIKQELGKRLLVKDFFDSPTISSLSQKIDKTDIDLQVLAATENAGSPPLSFNQEAMWIIHNSRGSLQYHLPMVFSINGELDVKSLKAAFKEIVKRHLPLQTIFTATDEGLVQEQLGSDSWLLQEFITPQTENEVFRDWPFKSMIAQPFDLSSDYMIRAAIFQIEPQKHILGIVVHHIAWDGWSTALFKNNLSNLYNLIKNGKPVPKQANALAYTDFSLHQRSLLKGDFLNNSLQYWNKKLTGVLPSQLRTDSSRTSEVTSSGSSQEFIIDKETHSKLKSLAKKHNATLFMVLLAGFKALLKRHSNQEDICVGIPMAGREHNGMEDLIGFFVNTLPIRTLVDGNSDFNDLLKNVKNNTLEALEHGHVPFGEIVKLSDDFRFSDRNPVFQVLFVMQSNSATELNFDDLEITPLKVTKQTSEFELILEVKESEELLTGQFEFQTAIFNPSTIALISDHYIELLKSITIDSQDSIDGINLLNEKEKDFVLNKHNDFVLPKELSHSTFLSLFEDQVKLVPNKTAIDFNGDSNSFTDLDLKSNLLANHLINIGVKRGTYIPICLDNSPQMIIGILGILKAGAAYVPLNPDFPKERIQFILEDTKASWVITDEETENIFRENFTSISIISLDSKLSSINKGNPEKPALPLSTEDPAYLIYTSGTTGKPKGVIISHRGLFLFLFSRERYYPESYPTLLLMSFTFDGSIPAIFGTLARGNALILGKANQLKDTKELKKLIRLTGTIHCVPSFYHFLLTENLIPTGQIKRVILGGEKIDSSLLALHFEKNKEAKLYNEYGPTEATVWVTVAELKTPKTRITIGKPIAHINIYILDHLGKVCPVGIPGELFISSESLAKGYLNRPELTALNFVPDPFSNVKDRKMYKTGDQAILLQDGNIELLGRLDNQVKLRGYRIELEEIEKVLNTLDLVDISVVTLNGKTPENQVLVGHIITVNNLKYLSEEQKTERLIAHLSDNLPSYMIPSQWHFINSVPLTTNGKINRKKLSQIDLSAKFNKVLTQSKNPTEIRLQEIWEELLNIKQVGINDNFFKIGGHSLMAIRLINAIKTHFNFEIKFTEIFKQPTIHQQALLIGGISSTLPRQQNIEIPIEPKEFPLSFNQESLWLTDKLEGSLHYHIPLVLKLTGKLDSLSMESTLRKILDRHEILRSVYQYDGDHIYQVVRKIENWQLEVKDISTEVWDEQTLSNFIQLQINQPFDLRQDLMFRALLIRQSNEVSILALAFHHIAFDGWSVGILMNEIEYFYSRIKNNSPLDKQPLPIQYRNYAIWQRNQFQSYGFEENIAYWKNKLAALQPISLAQHKNVIDDPNSDCDTIFFLIPAHHSKHLKELASKSETTLYMVLMATFKTLLYQLTHQTDICVGTVVADRNYQHTDKLLGYFVNTLPIRSHLNPSGNFSDFLNEVKDNCLEAFEFQEIPFEKIVVAAQPERILGSNPLFQVMFLLQNSFDKNGWKIDDLIIEQLKTKPQRAKFDLMLTSTEVENGIEGVMEYKTSLFNSEEVNQIIEKYLDLLETIFAQPSLPIDAYTEDKKAKINSIQEELKPDTYNEFRPVQELIESAVHQYPAKTAIISKNESCSYKVLNETSNQLADLLIQKGIGRNDIVGIVMDRSIEMITSIMAVLKAGAAYLPVDTDFPDERISYMLKDAAKVHITHNKYKGKFKSQSIEILWEEFKAKQDNFSKENPSPNNEANDVAYIIYTSGSTGKPKGVMLTHGNLYNFLKTVSHKPGITAKNKFLAVSSASFDIALLELILPFVHGAQIVILDQFERKDPRLISDYLRQKKADIMFATPTHWKMLLESGWNSRVDNLQIISGGEALSKELAKQLLPLCHSLWNIYGPTETTVFSTIKKIEADQSLITIGREVLNTKIYLLDENQKPVQKGKEGEIYISGKGVAKGYLNQPELTNQKFSTDPFQSQLGICMYKTGDRAKFLPDGEMQILGRIDNQIKLRGHRIELEEIEQAINELASVKESVVLFRNTSRNDKGLVAYLLLKENLEESEVTDKTKVVSAKQVKGWKKELSLTLPGYMLPYDYVIVDHFPHTASGKIDRLRLPDPIAIDQEVILLPETLEEKKIAAIWSVALGLDKIDITDNFFEIGGHSLIAVKVMTLIEKELGTRLPLSILFKYPTIQKLGSFLESKVELNKEWKSIVPIQPSGSRPPIYLVHGAGLNVMPFHSLAKYLVKNQPLYGIQSKGMNEENTKYESIEEIARNYIEELKENSPSGEIILGGYSLGGIIAFEMAKQLKNSSITVKKLILFDSYATFIKDPHSPKNKLLAKIHLQLYKKSHDLKLLVTHPSVLKDIKYKSISKKLNGLFIKLKLKTKKSESPILQRINKIKALHLAACKNYTPGFYEGEITLFRAKIRTNYFFEPEFLGWKAFSRSINIIEVEGTHTGLFIEPNDKKIATIIKQVVE
- a CDS encoding endo-1,4-beta-xylanase, with translation MLRISSFLFSLGILFCTSLNAFSQSNPTDQAIAKHRKGKLIVNAKPGTKVSIKQLSHEFWFGAAIANGLGSGNMNPDDLSQYKTYFLKNFNSAVTENALKWANMEREKGKVNHLTVEGILNWTDENDIPLRGHNLFWGIEKFVQPWIMELSDEELEATIKNRAISIARRYKGRFVEYDLNNEMIHGNYYEDRLGPDITSKMAKWVLEGDPDAQLYLNDYDILTGNRLADYLAQIRDLMAHNVPIAGIGVQGHLHGSTFDRKELKRSLDSLAQFGLPIRITEFNMPGQRSKFHKDTQLVMSPEEEKQNAIELVDYYSICFAHPAVEGILMWGFWEGANWIPASSLYTRDWQPKRAAYAYQKLIFETWWTEKTGTTDAEGNYSLSAFYGDYQITVDGKTRIILHKKKNGATTIDCSNP
- a CDS encoding sulfatase family protein, which codes for MINPMNELTSKYLKHYFLLVLTLGLFASCNEKAETQESLPNVVLLLGDDHGWDETGYNGHPFLHTPVLDEMAKSGVRMDRFYSASPVCSPTRGSIITGRHPNRYGTFTPGYSIRPEEISIAELMKNAGYVTSHLGKWHLGPVKEASPTNPKHFGFDEYLSHDNFFEMNPHLSRNGAEPVIFKGESSEILIAEAIDFIERSKEKDQPFFVVIWYGSPHEPYSAKPEDLALYDSLPEDFGNRMVRLTSNETGGPVERLQREVLRERFAEITAMDRSIGQLRTYLGGEGIRDNTLLWYFGDNGTPQEGNATVPFRGQKGRVYEGGVRVPSVLEWPEKIKNPFITEVHGVSSDVFPTLCEITGQALPNRPIDGISLLPMLEGKMDDRPEPIAFWNGRPRNNGEGLADYIDPELQKGTSPLVKLMNGIPTRNFKNFKQTDIQEEDFSGPRTLLGNQYKLVIHGSTGEAAEKELFDINADPAEENNILSDHPEIAEKMENTLHDWQQSVLESLIGKDYQ
- a CDS encoding sulfatase; this encodes MNTQLRRIALFATYLLCLSLSVETMAQKSKKPNILFIISDDLTTTAVSSYENAAGYTPNIDQLAEEGTRFTRAYCQYPVCGPSRASMMSGYYPHATGTFGYLSGRENIGPDKKMWPQLFKENGWFTARVSKIFHMGVPIDIEKGSNGTDDEASWNERYNSQGPEWTADGEAELVQNNPFGLLPRKGGNVMTIVKADGDDLVHSDGKTAEKASSLIRAHKDEPFFLAVGLVRPHVPFVAPKPYFDRFPYEQVVLPPKVKGDWDDIPERGINYVTTLNAKMTEEQQKKAIAAYYASVSYMDAQVGKILNTLKEEGLEDNTIVIFTSDHGFHLGEHDFWMKVSLKEESVRVPLIVKIPGKKAQVSDSFVELIDLYPTIAELAGVKVKDNIQGISFVPTLEDPNFKTRDMAFSVNRWGGKHAFLLRNDKWAFTLYNEDGSDGVELFDMEHDPKQFNNLANFPAYQDIVAQLKEEVSKKLVAIRNNDLPAKPAK